Proteins from a genomic interval of Paenibacillus lentus:
- a CDS encoding sigma-54 interaction domain-containing protein: MMFNQTDKPTADGSNQSPATLFVTDARGNILISNEFTALTIGIPLEELLRYNVQDLVKGGYYSESITMKAIQSKQKVTQYVNTIQGFKVKSTAVPILDNTGEVQLVVTSSSGYRGGSSIITNSTLPPAHENSKRSATTGSVFKNNGVVAESLAMKQIIQVCDQIASYDSKVLILGESGTGKSVIAKYIHRQSTKWNGPFIPVNSAAIPASLFEYELFGYVKGAMPGLLNEKQGLFEVANGGVLFFDEVAELPLDIQAKLLDVLERNEFRRVGSTELIPIQCRMIFATNRDLWSMVKKDLFREDLYYRINVIPIHIPPLRSRKLDLVGLISSFIAHFNKIYDKKYVLPAEEFQKMLAKPWHGNARELRNYIERLIVIDQTGLCQQQQVEQVTDWFTLDHFIQANRSRLNGLKEYTALTEGRYIQQMLQVCGGNSAETARQLGIDRSVVYRKLKRMEDILTKLKA; the protein is encoded by the coding sequence ATGATGTTTAATCAAACTGATAAACCGACCGCTGATGGTAGCAACCAATCCCCTGCCACCCTGTTCGTCACAGACGCCCGAGGCAATATCCTGATCTCTAATGAATTCACCGCCTTAACGATCGGCATTCCGCTTGAGGAATTGCTTCGCTACAATGTGCAGGATCTTGTGAAAGGAGGTTATTACAGCGAGTCTATAACCATGAAAGCGATTCAATCCAAGCAAAAGGTGACCCAGTACGTCAATACAATACAGGGCTTTAAAGTCAAATCCACGGCTGTGCCCATCCTTGATAACACAGGCGAGGTGCAGTTGGTCGTTACAAGCTCCAGCGGATATAGAGGGGGCTCCTCAATCATAACTAACTCCACGCTTCCGCCAGCACATGAGAACAGTAAACGATCAGCCACTACTGGCTCCGTATTTAAAAACAACGGTGTCGTCGCCGAAAGCCTAGCGATGAAGCAAATTATTCAAGTATGTGACCAGATTGCTTCCTACGACAGCAAAGTGCTGATTCTGGGTGAATCCGGGACAGGAAAGTCAGTGATTGCCAAATATATTCACCGCCAAAGCACGAAATGGAACGGCCCATTCATCCCGGTTAATAGTGCCGCCATTCCAGCCTCACTATTTGAATATGAGCTATTTGGCTATGTTAAGGGCGCTATGCCGGGCTTATTGAATGAAAAACAAGGTTTGTTCGAGGTAGCCAATGGAGGGGTTTTATTTTTTGATGAGGTCGCTGAACTCCCGTTAGACATACAGGCCAAACTGCTCGATGTACTGGAACGTAATGAATTTCGGCGTGTGGGGAGCACAGAACTGATTCCCATTCAATGTCGGATGATCTTTGCCACCAATCGTGACTTATGGAGTATGGTCAAGAAAGATTTGTTCCGTGAGGACTTATACTATCGTATCAACGTCATTCCAATCCACATTCCGCCGCTGCGCAGTCGGAAATTGGATCTAGTCGGTCTGATATCCAGTTTTATTGCTCATTTCAACAAGATATATGATAAAAAGTATGTGCTGCCGGCAGAGGAATTTCAAAAGATGCTGGCCAAACCATGGCACGGAAATGCGCGCGAGCTTCGCAATTATATAGAGCGACTGATCGTGATCGATCAGACGGGACTTTGCCAGCAGCAGCAAGTGGAGCAGGTTACAGATTGGTTCACTCTGGATCACTTCATTCAAGCTAACCGCAGCCGACTGAACGGGCTCAAAGAATATACCGCCTTGACCGAAGGCCGCTATATTCAGCAAATGCTTCAGGTCTGTGGCGGCAACAGCGCCGAAACCGCCAGACAGCTGGGGATTGATCGCTCGGTTGTCTACCGGAAGTTAAAGAGGATGGAGGACATTCTCACAAAGCTAAAAGCATGA
- a CDS encoding nitronate monooxygenase, translating into MTITELLGIKYPIFQGAMAQIAREPLVSAVSNAGGLGIIGSGGMSAEELREEIHKVRAATSKPFAVNLMLMMPNIPELIQVIVEENVKIVTTGAGTPAPYMPIFKEHGIIVIAVIPSVKIAKKMEALGVNAVVAEGTEAGGHVGETTTMALVPQVVSNVSIPVIAAGGIADGRGIAAVFALGALGVQVGTRFLTTVECPTHDNFKQAVIDADDTSTTVTGRSIGGPVRSIKNSMIAEYLKLEQEHASREELEKISLGSLRKAVFEGDTDRGSVMAGQICGLCNEITTVEQMITGMFNEAQALMNRLGQTQIIGEQVTPI; encoded by the coding sequence ATGACAATTACAGAACTGCTTGGTATTAAGTATCCTATCTTCCAAGGCGCTATGGCCCAGATTGCCCGCGAACCACTCGTAAGTGCCGTATCCAATGCTGGCGGACTCGGAATTATCGGCTCAGGCGGTATGTCGGCTGAAGAACTTCGTGAGGAAATTCACAAGGTTCGTGCAGCTACCAGCAAGCCGTTTGCCGTGAATTTGATGCTGATGATGCCCAATATTCCTGAGCTGATTCAGGTCATCGTCGAGGAAAATGTCAAGATCGTTACGACTGGTGCAGGTACACCCGCTCCGTATATGCCAATCTTCAAAGAGCATGGCATCATCGTCATCGCCGTTATTCCTTCCGTCAAGATCGCCAAAAAAATGGAGGCGCTCGGCGTGAATGCCGTCGTAGCTGAAGGCACTGAAGCTGGCGGACATGTCGGCGAGACGACGACTATGGCTCTGGTTCCTCAGGTCGTTAGCAACGTATCCATTCCTGTCATTGCCGCAGGCGGCATTGCCGATGGACGCGGGATCGCAGCGGTCTTCGCATTGGGGGCACTGGGTGTCCAGGTCGGTACACGCTTCCTGACCACCGTTGAATGTCCAACCCATGACAACTTCAAACAAGCCGTCATCGATGCCGATGATACCAGCACCACCGTTACCGGACGCAGCATCGGGGGACCCGTACGCAGCATCAAGAACAGTATGATTGCTGAATATCTGAAGCTTGAGCAAGAGCACGCTTCACGTGAGGAACTGGAGAAAATCAGCCTTGGCTCCCTGCGCAAAGCAGTATTTGAAGGAGACACGGATCGGGGTTCCGTCATGGCGGGTCAAATATGCGGACTGTGCAACGAGATTACAACGGTTGAACAGATGATCACCGGCATGTTCAATGAAGCGCAAGCGCTGATGAACCGACTTGGCCAAACTCAAATCATCGGTGAACAAGTAACGCCGATATAG
- a CDS encoding L-lactate MFS transporter, producing MKNIQLNRWRILIAATFINICVGSIYAFSIFALPLSKVFDASMPEIMMAFTINAAISPIPMILGGKFVDRGGARAAIFLGGAMFGLGFILSGLATASWMLNLTYGVIAGLGQGIVYSATIGNTIKLFPDKRGLAAGIVTAGYGGGTIIVAPLANALITGSGVQTTMMILGTVFLIIIMTCGLLTQACPTGYMPAGWTPPQTSGPRPGAVNLNWRQMIKQPLFYVIACLFLIGALSGMMVTSNASVIGQTMFGLSASVAALFVSLYSLSNCLGRIFWGAISDRIGQLRCLMMIYLVIAGMMLTLALSSSTVGFAVAIIGIGLCFGGTMGVFPSIVGQKFGMKYYGVNYGVTFIGYSGAAFFGPRIANSVAAANNGMFTNAFYIALAIALVGFALTFLYKALENSKKTAPNTVETA from the coding sequence ATGAAAAATATACAATTGAATCGCTGGCGAATTCTGATCGCTGCGACCTTCATCAATATTTGCGTTGGCTCCATTTATGCTTTCAGTATTTTTGCACTTCCCCTGAGTAAAGTGTTTGATGCAAGCATGCCGGAGATTATGATGGCCTTCACGATAAATGCCGCTATTTCACCAATTCCGATGATTCTCGGCGGAAAGTTCGTAGACCGGGGCGGTGCCAGAGCCGCCATCTTCCTTGGCGGGGCGATGTTTGGTCTCGGCTTTATTTTATCCGGGCTTGCGACCGCCTCCTGGATGCTTAATCTGACCTACGGTGTCATTGCCGGTCTCGGACAGGGGATCGTCTATTCCGCTACGATCGGCAATACGATCAAGCTCTTTCCGGATAAGCGCGGACTCGCAGCCGGGATCGTCACCGCAGGCTACGGCGGCGGTACTATTATTGTCGCTCCGCTGGCGAACGCCCTGATTACCGGCTCCGGGGTTCAGACAACTATGATGATTCTCGGCACTGTCTTCCTGATCATCATTATGACTTGCGGGCTGCTGACTCAAGCCTGCCCGACGGGGTATATGCCTGCTGGCTGGACACCGCCGCAGACGTCAGGACCCCGTCCAGGTGCCGTGAATCTGAATTGGCGGCAGATGATCAAACAGCCGCTGTTCTACGTAATCGCCTGCCTGTTCCTGATCGGCGCCTTGTCTGGCATGATGGTTACTTCCAACGCTTCCGTTATTGGCCAGACGATGTTCGGCCTATCGGCCAGTGTAGCTGCTCTATTCGTAAGTCTATATTCGCTTAGCAATTGTCTAGGACGCATCTTCTGGGGTGCCATATCCGATCGAATCGGCCAGCTTCGCTGTCTGATGATGATCTATCTTGTTATTGCTGGCATGATGCTGACGCTGGCGTTATCCAGTTCTACCGTTGGATTTGCCGTAGCCATTATTGGCATTGGTCTATGCTTCGGCGGTACGATGGGCGTTTTCCCTTCTATCGTTGGACAGAAATTCGGGATGAAATACTATGGTGTCAATTACGGCGTGACCTTCATCGGTTACTCCGGCGCTGCATTCTTCGGGCCGCGTATCGCCAACTCGGTGGCCGCAGCCAATAACGGCATGTTCACCAACGCTTTCTACATTGCACTCGCGATTGCCCTGGTTGGTTTCGCACTGACCTTCTTGTACAAAGCTCTGGAGAACAGCAAGAAAACAGCACCGAATACTGTTGAAACAGCTTGA